The following DNA comes from Anaerostipes rhamnosivorans.
TGACAAAAGAAAAAATCAGTTCTAAAGAAAAAACACATTACAACTGGTAATATATTTATATTACCAGTTGTAATGTGTTGAAGAATATAGTATAATAATAGTAACAAACAATGTATCATCAAGGAGGATAAAAATGGTTGGTATTTTAATTGCTACACACGGAGGATTTGCAGAAGGACTGTTGAGTGCAGTAGAATTGATTGCAGGAAAGCAGGAAAAGGTGGAAACTGTTGGATTGTATCACGGAGACGGGGTAGATGAATTTGAAGGAAAGATCACAGCTGCCATGGACAAGCTGGATGATGGAGACGGAGTTTTGATCTTTGTGGACATTCTAGGTGGAACTCCTTCCAATACAGTCATGCGTTGTTTTTCCAAAAAGGACAATATCAAAGCTATCGCAGGAATGAATATGGCAATGGTAGTCCAGGCAGTCATGATGAGAGATGGAATGGATCTGGACTCTCTGTGTGCGGAATGTGTGGAAGTTGGCAATCAGCCCCCGATTCTTTTACACGACATGTATGCCGACATGGTAAAACAGCAGAGCCAGGAAACAGAAGAAGACGAAATCTAATAAATATAAAAAGATGCAGCCGGGATACAACGGCTGTATTTTTTTACTTAAGGGAATGAACGAATGAGGATGAAACTTTTTATAAGTATATGATTAGTTGTCAGTGGTATTAAAATATTATATAATATCGCTATAAATTAGAATTCTACGGAGGAAATATAATGGCCATATCAAAACTTGAGACGGATAGACTTATATTAAGGAAATATGAAGAAAAAGATATGGAAGCGCTGTTTTTACTTTTGAAAGATGAAGAAGTCAATATGTTTTTGCCGTGGTATCCAGTAAATGATTTAGACGAAGCGAAGGAGTTTTATAAGGAGCGATTTGCGAATAGGGAGTACTACTTTGCGATTTGTCTAAAAGAAGATAATTTTCCAATTGGTTATGTAAAAGTAGATACAGATGACAGCCATGATTTTGGATATGCACTTCAAAAAGAGTGCTGGCATAGAGGAATTGTTACTGAAGCAAGTATAGCTCTTGTTGAACAGTTAAAAAAGGACGGTGTCCCATATATTACGGCAACACACGATATAAACAATCCGAGAAGCGGCGGTGTAATGCGGCAGATAGGAATGAGATATTGCTATTCTTACAAGGAACAATGGCAGCCCAAAAATTATTTGGTTACGTTTAGAATGTATCAATTGAATATCGATGGAGAAGGTGACAGGGTGTATCAAAAATATTGGAATATGTACGATACCCATTTTGTAGAAAAGAATCTGTAGATTCCGGTTTATCAGTTCAATATACCATTTACAACAAGTGGTCAGTCTATAGGATTGACCGCTTTTTAATTAAAAAAGGACACCCGCAAAATTGCGGATGCCCAACCAATAAAAATGAGTTAGAGTTACCTGATTTAGTCTAAGATGCTGCTTGCAAAAACTTTCATTGCGGCTTTTACATTTTCTTTCATAGCTTCCTTACCGGCAGCGATGATATCATGGAAGAATACTTTTTCATCCCCGGCAGCATTGATGAATTCACGGACTTTATTGCCTCCGGCCATTGAGCTGTATGTATAGTAGTTGATCTTAGTAATTCCGTTCTGGATGGAAGTTTTAAAGTCTTCGTCGGATACACCGGAACCGCCGTGCATAACAAATGGAATATCGATCTTATTTTTGATCTCTGTAATACGGTTTAAATCAAGTTTTGGTTCTGTCAGATAAACACCGTGGGTCGTTCCGAAAGAGATAGCAAGGGCATCGACATCCGTTCCTTCCACAAATGCTTTTGCAGTGTCTGGATCTGTATAGCAGTCTTCTAATGATTCAAAATCGTCTGCTCCTACAGCGCCCCTGCCTTCTCCGCCTCCTACAGCAGAAGTAAAGATGTGGCCTAATTCAGCCTCGACAGATACACCAGCAGCGTGCGCGATTTTTACCATTTCCTTTGTCTCTTCAAAGTTTTCTTCATAACTTTTGGCAGAAGCATCATACATGACAGAAGTGAATCCTAAACGGATCGCTTGTACACACAAGTCAAAAGATGCGCCGTGGTCTAAGTGCACACAAACAGGAACAGAAGCACGTTTTGCGTAGTCCAGCATGATTGGCCCGATCTCTTGCATAGATATTAAGTTTTCATGAACCTCTGCGTGCTGAATGATGACAGGAACACCTAGTTCTTCAGCAGCGGAGATCACTGCCTGTATAGATTCCAGGTTTGGAACGTTAAATGCGCCGACAGCATATTTTTTCTCTTTTGCATCTCCTAAAATTTCTTTCATAGTAACTAACATATCTTCTACCTCCGTGAATCATCTATTACTTGGCTATAAAAAAATTATAACCGATGGTAATAATAAAGTCAAATGGTAAATTACCATTGGTCATACTATTTTGTTTGTATGTTGATATTTGAGAGAAGAATCTCTCTGTTTTCTTTAATGCTGTGTTCCGGCCGGAATAGACCGGAAGTTCCACCTGTGAAGATGTCTGCTCCGGATTTGTACAGAGTATCTATAGTAGAAGGATTTACGTTCCCGTCTGCCTGGATGGAAGTGGAAAGTCCCGCATCAGACAGTTTTTCTCTCATTTCCTTTATATGTTCCAGACTGTTCGTCTGCATCGTCTGTCCAGAGAATCCAGGATTCACCGTCAGCTTTAAGATCCATGGAACTTCTTTTGCCAGAGAAAGAAAATCTTCTGGAGGAGCAGTATCACATTTAAAAGCTAAAATGGGTTCTGCACCATATTTCCGGATGAGTTCAAACGTTTTTAAAGGATGCTCCATCGCCTCATAGTGGACTGCAATATAATCTGCGCCAAGCTTTGCGAATCGTTCGACGTAGAGGTCTGGATCGTAAGCGGCCAGATGCGCTTCGATTGGCAGGGTTACCTCCGGACGTATCATTTCTAATAATGTGTCTCCCAAGATAAAACATTGGTTAAACTTCCCGTCTACCATATCATAATGGAAAAAAGAGATATCGGACTGCTCTGTCTCCAGTATCTGTTCTCTTAAATGGAGCAGATCCATACAGGATACGGAAGCAGAAACACAGGGGGGATTCAGTGTTACCTTTCTCATAAATAAAACCTTCCTTTCTTCTATAATAAAATAGATGTACCTTATTAAGCTGTGTATTAAGATTTACCTTCAGTATAAGAAAGAAAAAATGAAAAAGCAATAAATATAACCGATGGTAATAAAGTTTGTGTAATGTTTATAGTTTTTTTATAGATTTAAGGCATATTTCACAAAAAAACTGAAATACATGAAAAAAAGTTGACTTTTTTATGAGTAGTGGTAATATAGGATATAACCAGTGGTTGTATCAAGCAACTACAATAAAATGAGTAAGAGTTCAATTTTTTTCTAACGAAGGGAGCAGTATTATGAAGATCGAAGGTATTGTATTAGTAAGGATTGATGACAGACTGATTCATGGCCAGGTTATGACTTCTTGGCTGAATTACACCAGTGCAAACAAGATCATGATTATTGATGATGAAGTTGCAAATGACCCATTTATGAAAAGTGTCCTGAAAACATGCGTGCCGGCAAATGTAAAGCTTGCAACATTCACAGTGGAGAAGGCAGCAGTAAGGCTGAAAAAGGGATTTGCAGGAGATCAATGTATTATCCTTGTGAAATATCCAAAAACCTTGCAGCGTCTGAAAGAAGAGGGCATCGTGTTTGATCACATTAATATCGGAGGAATGGGAGTCAGCGGTGACCGTAAAAAATTCTTCCGCAACATTTCTGCCTCTGAGGAAGAAAGACAGATCTTTAAAGAATTAATAGACGCAGGTTCCAAGATTGGAGTGAGGATCATCGCGGAGGACAGTGAGACAGACATTTCAAAAATGGTTTAAGAGGGACATAAGCAAAGACTTACTTAAGGAACGCAAAAGATAAATATGAGAAACTATCAATGAAAGCGACGAATAAAGGAGGTTAAGTATGAAAATTACATTAATTCAAGCGCTTTTGATCGGTATCGTTTATTACTTAGGTAATATCGGTACACCATGGCTGTCATTGCTGGGTAGTATTTCCGTAGTCTACAAACCATTGGTAGCCGGTACTTTAGTCGGATTCATCTTAGGTGATCCGGTACAGGGATGTATCATTGGTGCTGCAATCAACCTGCCGTATGTGGCGTTCATTTCCGCTGGAGGAACAGCTCCTCAGGATCCTGGACTTGCAGGAACGGTCGGAACCGCATGGGCCATGGCAGCAGGGGTTAACCCGGCAGCAGCAGTAACAATTGCACTTCCGCTTGGATTGCTTGGAACAATGGTGTGGGTTGCACATATGACGTTGGATGTTACCTTTGTACATATGGCAGATAAGGCAGCAGAAGAAGGGAATCTGGAGAAAATATGCTTCTGGCATGTGGTACCGCCTCAAATCCTTATGTTCCTGCTCTGTGTCGTTCCGGCAACCGCAGCAACTTATTTTGGATCTACTGCAGTGAAAGGAATCATTGATTCTCTGACAGGAAGGCCGCTTACTGTATTGACCGTAATCGGAGGACTGCTTCCTGCACTTGGTATCGCAATGAACCTCCGTGCAATTGGACGGCCTGGTACACTTTTGTTTTTCCTTGTAGGATTTATTCTGGTCGTATATTTGAAGCTTCCAGTTATCGCTGTAGCCGTACTGGCAGGTGTGATCGGATACTTCTACACTATGCTGAGCAACCAGACACCGCAGGCAGCAGCCGCTGGAGATTCGGGTGGAGCTGTTCCAATAGAAGATGACGATGAGGAGGATTTTTAATATGGCTGAAGAAAAAAGAAGTTTAACAAAAAAAGAAGTCGTAAAAGCCTTCTGGAGATGGACCTTCTTCTCTCACGCAAACTATAACTATGAGCGTTTGGAGGCAACCGGACTGGTATTTGCAATGAAACCAGTTATCAAAAAACTCTATGGAGACAGACCGGATGAGTACAAAGCATGTATCCAAAGACATATGCAGTTCTTTAATACAGAGCCGCATATCGG
Coding sequences within:
- a CDS encoding PTS sugar transporter subunit IIA — its product is MVGILIATHGGFAEGLLSAVELIAGKQEKVETVGLYHGDGVDEFEGKITAAMDKLDDGDGVLIFVDILGGTPSNTVMRCFSKKDNIKAIAGMNMAMVVQAVMMRDGMDLDSLCAECVEVGNQPPILLHDMYADMVKQQSQETEEDEI
- a CDS encoding GNAT family N-acetyltransferase; translation: MAISKLETDRLILRKYEEKDMEALFLLLKDEEVNMFLPWYPVNDLDEAKEFYKERFANREYYFAICLKEDNFPIGYVKVDTDDSHDFGYALQKECWHRGIVTEASIALVEQLKKDGVPYITATHDINNPRSGGVMRQIGMRYCYSYKEQWQPKNYLVTFRMYQLNIDGEGDRVYQKYWNMYDTHFVEKNL
- a CDS encoding class II fructose-bisphosphate aldolase translates to MLVTMKEILGDAKEKKYAVGAFNVPNLESIQAVISAAEELGVPVIIQHAEVHENLISMQEIGPIMLDYAKRASVPVCVHLDHGASFDLCVQAIRLGFTSVMYDASAKSYEENFEETKEMVKIAHAAGVSVEAELGHIFTSAVGGGEGRGAVGADDFESLEDCYTDPDTAKAFVEGTDVDALAISFGTTHGVYLTEPKLDLNRITEIKNKIDIPFVMHGGSGVSDEDFKTSIQNGITKINYYTYSSMAGGNKVREFINAAGDEKVFFHDIIAAGKEAMKENVKAAMKVFASSILD
- a CDS encoding ribulose-phosphate 3-epimerase, with product MRKVTLNPPCVSASVSCMDLLHLREQILETEQSDISFFHYDMVDGKFNQCFILGDTLLEMIRPEVTLPIEAHLAAYDPDLYVERFAKLGADYIAVHYEAMEHPLKTFELIRKYGAEPILAFKCDTAPPEDFLSLAKEVPWILKLTVNPGFSGQTMQTNSLEHIKEMREKLSDAGLSTSIQADGNVNPSTIDTLYKSGADIFTGGTSGLFRPEHSIKENREILLSNINIQTK
- a CDS encoding PTS sugar transporter subunit IIB, with amino-acid sequence MKIEGIVLVRIDDRLIHGQVMTSWLNYTSANKIMIIDDEVANDPFMKSVLKTCVPANVKLATFTVEKAAVRLKKGFAGDQCIILVKYPKTLQRLKEEGIVFDHINIGGMGVSGDRKKFFRNISASEEERQIFKELIDAGSKIGVRIIAEDSETDISKMV
- a CDS encoding PTS mannose/fructose/sorbose/N-acetylgalactosamine transporter subunit IIC, with the protein product MKITLIQALLIGIVYYLGNIGTPWLSLLGSISVVYKPLVAGTLVGFILGDPVQGCIIGAAINLPYVAFISAGGTAPQDPGLAGTVGTAWAMAAGVNPAAAVTIALPLGLLGTMVWVAHMTLDVTFVHMADKAAEEGNLEKICFWHVVPPQILMFLLCVVPATAATYFGSTAVKGIIDSLTGRPLTVLTVIGGLLPALGIAMNLRAIGRPGTLLFFLVGFILVVYLKLPVIAVAVLAGVIGYFYTMLSNQTPQAAAAGDSGGAVPIEDDDEEDF